The DNA segment GACGTCGATTTCGTCATCATCCGCGAACTCACCAGCGGCATCTATTTCGGCGAGCCGCGTGGTATCGAGAAACTGCCGGACGGACAACGCCGCGGCTTCAACACCGAGCAATACACCACGAGCCAGGTGCGTCGCGTGGCGCGTTCGGCGTTTGAACTCGCGCGCACGCGCAGAGGCAAGGTCTGTTCGGTCGACAAGGCCAATGTGCTCGAGACCAGCGTGCTGTGGCGCGAGGAAGTTACGGCGCTGCGCGCGGAAGAATTCCGCGACGTCGAACTCAGCCATATGTATGTCGACAACGCCGCGATGCAGATCGTGCGCGATCCCGCGCAATTCGACGTGATGGTGACCGGCAATATCTTCGGCGACATCCTGTCCGATTGCGCGGCGATGGCGTCGGGATCGCTCGGCATGCTGCCGTCGGCCTCGCTCGGTCCGGTCGATCGCTATGGCCGCCGGAAGGCGCTGTATGAACCGGTTCACGGCAGCGCGCCTGATATTGCCGGGCGTGGCATCGCCAATCCGCTCGGTTCGATCCAGAGTGTGATCATGATGCTGCGCATGACGCTCAACCGGCCGGAAGACGCGGACCTGTTGGAAAAGGCGGTCGATCTTGCGCTTGCGAACGGTGCGCGTACCGCCGATATCGCGGAAGCCGGGATGAGGAAGCTCTCGACCAAAGAAATGGGAGACGCGGTGCTCGCCGCACTCGACAGGGTTGCGAGCGATGTAAAGGAGAAAGCGTGATGGCGATGATCACCCGTCGCTCAGCGCTGACCGTGATCGCCGGCGGTGCAAGCCTTGCCGCCGGGCCAGCACGCGCTGAGACCATGAGCGGGCGGCCGATCTATCCCGTCGCCGTGCCGATCTACCAGTCGCAATTTGTCGCCGATCGCATCGGCTACTTCAAGGAGGCCGGCCTCGACTGCAAGCTTGTTCAGGGCGGCAGTGGCGTGAAGACCCGGGAGATCATCGCCTCATCGCAAGGCGATGTCGGCATCGGCGACGTCACCCATCCGATGCA comes from the Bradyrhizobium erythrophlei genome and includes:
- the leuB gene encoding 3-isopropylmalate dehydrogenase, which encodes MSASSNMIKVAVVGGEGIGPEVTAQSRRILGWFATRRGVPMALREAQYGLIPYLATGKVLPEDTANAMDEADAILWGATGGPETKEVPAEARKAGGLLSLRQKYDLYANLRPIRANPALSESSPLKARILKDVDFVIIRELTSGIYFGEPRGIEKLPDGQRRGFNTEQYTTSQVRRVARSAFELARTRRGKVCSVDKANVLETSVLWREEVTALRAEEFRDVELSHMYVDNAAMQIVRDPAQFDVMVTGNIFGDILSDCAAMASGSLGMLPSASLGPVDRYGRRKALYEPVHGSAPDIAGRGIANPLGSIQSVIMMLRMTLNRPEDADLLEKAVDLALANGARTADIAEAGMRKLSTKEMGDAVLAALDRVASDVKEKA